One region of Synechococcus elongatus PCC 11801 genomic DNA includes:
- a CDS encoding DUF3155 domain-containing protein, whose protein sequence is MARRRKRKSRRRLEGRKILDLVPQYSIDSGDDKPVTAARNFIHSEKIAPPALLLVKRNEHTTDRYFWAEKGLFGAQYVEENHFLFPSLRALLEEEEEYEDEEEPMLATC, encoded by the coding sequence GTGGCGAGAAGACGGAAACGGAAAAGTCGGCGGCGTCTAGAAGGACGTAAAATTCTCGACTTGGTGCCTCAATATAGCATCGACAGTGGTGACGACAAGCCCGTCACAGCCGCCCGCAACTTTATCCACTCTGAAAAAATTGCGCCGCCGGCTTTGCTTCTTGTCAAGCGGAACGAGCACACTACCGATCGCTACTTCTGGGCCGAGAAAGGCCTGTTTGGCGCTCAGTATGTGGAAGAGAACCATTTCTTGTTCCCAAGTCTGCGGGCTCTTCTCGAAGAGGAAGAAGAGTACGAAGACGAAGAAGAGCCGATGCTCGCAACCTGCTAG
- a CDS encoding NifU family protein — MATETLALTPENVETVLDELRPYLIADGGNVELVELDGPIVKLRLNGACGSCPSSTMTLRMGIERKLREAIPEISEVEQVF; from the coding sequence ATGGCTACAGAGACTTTGGCGCTGACGCCTGAAAACGTAGAAACCGTATTGGATGAGCTGCGCCCCTACTTGATTGCTGATGGTGGCAACGTCGAACTCGTTGAGTTGGATGGCCCGATCGTCAAGCTGCGCCTAAATGGCGCTTGTGGTTCTTGCCCCAGCTCGACCATGACTCTGCGCATGGGCATTGAGCGCAAGCTGCGCGAAGCGATTCCTGAAATTTCTGAAGTCGAACAAGTCTTCTAG
- a CDS encoding alpha/beta hydrolase produces the protein MTLTARHRPAIAPVAGQVVLLHGFGANAEDLLGLDAEFARPDLDLWSVEAPLPCPGTEAGRMWYDLMQTDWPGLPEAIAALQDWLQALPDQNGQPLSKTLLLGFSQGAAMTLEMGARLPVKGLMVCSGYWHPTLRWPDTQSLTAFVTHGTIDPVVPFEASEEIHRRLQAAGCQSQLLPTQSGHWIDRPAIAALRDFLNQQLPPHVTEP, from the coding sequence ATGACGCTCACTGCTCGCCATCGTCCAGCGATTGCGCCTGTCGCTGGACAAGTGGTGTTGCTGCATGGCTTCGGGGCGAATGCAGAGGATCTTTTGGGCTTGGATGCCGAATTTGCTCGGCCCGACCTTGATCTTTGGTCAGTGGAAGCGCCGCTACCCTGTCCAGGAACAGAGGCCGGTCGGATGTGGTACGACCTCATGCAAACAGATTGGCCGGGGTTACCCGAAGCGATCGCCGCGCTCCAAGACTGGCTGCAAGCACTGCCTGATCAGAATGGACAACCGCTCTCAAAAACCTTGCTGCTTGGCTTTTCTCAAGGCGCTGCCATGACCCTGGAGATGGGTGCACGCTTGCCCGTAAAAGGACTGATGGTCTGTAGTGGCTATTGGCATCCGACCTTGAGGTGGCCTGACACCCAGTCACTGACAGCGTTTGTAACTCACGGCACGATCGATCCAGTGGTGCCGTTTGAAGCCAGCGAAGAAATCCACCGACGGCTCCAAGCCGCAGGCTGCCAGAGTCAGCTTTTACCCACTCAAAGTGGCCACTGGATCGATCGCCCTGCGATCGCGGCACTGCGCGACTTTTTGAATCAACAACTGCCGCCCCACGTTACTGAGCCTTAA